The region GGCTCTGTATGAGTCATAGTCCGGGCATGAATGATTAATGTGGATTTTCATGTCCTCACCGCCTTGCACTTATAGCCCATGCCAGTCAGTTTTTTATAAACCTCTTCGTGCTCGGTTTCGCTACCACAAATAACGATAACGCCGAATTGCTCTTTATAGCGTGGCTTGTCCGGCCTTCCGGGGGCTTTTGGTGAAAGTGGTGGAAGTTTTTTCTTTTCCATGTGTTTTTTCTTCCTCTACGGCATAGCCGATAGGGTTGGCACTCGCGGTGCTCACATGGTTTAACGCCTTACATCTAGGGCATTTTATTTCTAATTCAACTATAGTCCCTTTACCGATACCAAGCAGGCGGTTGCACCTGTG is a window of Desulfovibrio sp. UCD-KL4C DNA encoding:
- a CDS encoding Com family DNA-binding transcriptional regulator, which codes for MSQKIRCHRCNRLLGIGKGTIVELEIKCPRCKALNHVSTASANPIGYAVEEEKTHGKEKTSTTFTKSPRKAGQATL